A section of the Spirosoma pollinicola genome encodes:
- a CDS encoding transposase, whose translation MNLNVFLHCGQDVRVTFYDGLRILYMHEPYRRRLPHIMPPGETLFITFRLNGTVPYTVLRQMQEEHSRLVQQHIKENESIEAVKKRLEGRYFVLFDQYIDSCMGSINWLQNAEIAELVKGSLFFGDGTSYDLHAFCIMHNHVHVLLTNLCEGVPFYKILQRLKTYMAVRANRILNRVGQPFWQPESYDHSVRNAKSFERIIAYILNNPVKSGLVDNWEDWPHTYCRHE comes from the coding sequence ATGAACTTAAACGTCTTTCTACACTGCGGACAGGATGTCCGCGTTACTTTTTACGACGGTCTGCGTATACTGTATATGCACGAACCGTACCGCCGACGTTTGCCACATATCATGCCGCCTGGCGAAACGCTTTTTATCACATTTAGGCTTAATGGTACTGTTCCTTACACTGTGTTACGTCAAATGCAGGAGGAACACAGTCGGCTTGTTCAACAACATATCAAAGAAAATGAGTCGATAGAAGCTGTTAAAAAACGGCTGGAAGGTAGATACTTTGTGCTGTTTGATCAGTACATAGATAGCTGTATGGGTTCTATAAACTGGTTGCAGAATGCTGAAATTGCTGAACTGGTTAAGGGTAGTTTATTTTTCGGAGATGGCACCTCCTATGATCTACATGCCTTTTGCATTATGCATAACCACGTTCATGTGCTGTTAACGAATTTATGCGAAGGCGTGCCGTTTTATAAAATACTACAACGTTTAAAAACGTATATGGCTGTTCGGGCAAACCGGATACTAAATCGTGTAGGCCAACCATTTTGGCAACCTGAGAGTTATGATCACTCTGTAAGGAATGCGAAATCATTCGAGCGGATAATTGCCTACATCTTGAACAATCCAGTTAAATCCGGTCTGGTTGACAATTGGGAGGACTGGCCGCATACATACTGTAGACACGAGTAA
- a CDS encoding DUF4136 domain-containing protein encodes MKKCIGILFTLAVIVVAGCSPSRLFVEHDYSYEGHFKNYESFNFLECEFVDSTLLCSDIQDAIRHQMEARGYRVSNRSPNLLISYNIFRSDLRFRGYQQPVIKDWVVREDDDATYKRIDYNLDEGTLMISLIDAESYQVIWKGYASKMMRNQNFKNNYFKGIVRSIFDQYPLMATAR; translated from the coding sequence ATGAAAAAGTGCATCGGAATTCTGTTTACGCTGGCTGTAATTGTGGTGGCGGGTTGCTCGCCGAGTAGGTTGTTTGTCGAGCATGACTACAGCTACGAAGGGCACTTCAAAAACTACGAATCGTTTAATTTTTTAGAATGTGAATTCGTCGATTCAACACTTCTCTGCTCCGATATTCAGGATGCAATTCGACACCAGATGGAAGCTCGGGGTTATCGGGTTAGTAACCGCAGCCCAAATCTGTTGATATCCTACAATATATTCCGGTCTGACCTGCGCTTCCGGGGCTACCAGCAACCGGTCATTAAAGACTGGGTGGTACGTGAAGATGACGACGCTACCTACAAACGAATTGACTACAATCTCGATGAAGGTACGTTGATGATCTCGCTCATCGACGCCGAATCGTATCAGGTTATCTGGAAAGGATACGCATCGAAAATGATGCGAAACCAGAACTTCAAGAACAACTATTTCAAAGGCATCGTCCGATCTATTTTCGATCAGTACCCCTTAATGGCTACAGCCAGATAG
- the aroB gene encoding 3-dehydroquinate synthase, with protein sequence MSTVTIAPLAESLPAFLDSYDFSAIAVIADNHTFRFCYPELKALLPKHTLVRIKSGEEQKHLATCEMIWDALTRANFDRHALVLNLGGGVIGDMGGFCAATYKRGIAFAQIPTTLLSQVDASVGGKLGIDFRGFKNHIGVFQQPNAVLIDTTFLTTLPERELRSGFAEVIKHCLIADAAKWDEIRRRDLEEQDWSALVAHSVAVKENVVAQDPTEKGLRKILNFGHTLGHAVETYYLTQPRKRLLHGEAIAVGMVAEAFIAHHKKMIDQSLLTQIEEYIFAVYGNVRLVEEDIEPILSLTLQDKKNRGREVRMSLLDGAGSCAFDIAVTASEMRKGLEFYRGINK encoded by the coding sequence ATGTCGACCGTAACCATTGCTCCACTTGCCGAAAGCCTTCCCGCTTTCCTCGATTCCTACGATTTTTCGGCCATCGCCGTCATTGCCGATAACCATACATTTCGTTTCTGCTACCCTGAGTTGAAAGCGCTTTTGCCAAAGCACACGCTCGTTCGGATCAAATCGGGCGAAGAGCAGAAGCATCTGGCTACCTGCGAAATGATCTGGGATGCGCTGACCCGCGCTAATTTCGACCGTCATGCGCTGGTGCTGAATCTCGGTGGTGGCGTCATTGGTGATATGGGTGGTTTTTGTGCGGCTACCTACAAACGCGGTATTGCCTTTGCTCAAATACCCACTACCTTACTTTCTCAGGTAGATGCCAGTGTGGGCGGCAAACTCGGTATTGATTTTCGGGGCTTCAAAAATCACATTGGGGTGTTCCAGCAACCCAACGCGGTACTTATTGATACAACCTTTCTGACCACCTTGCCGGAGCGCGAACTTCGGTCGGGATTTGCCGAGGTGATTAAACATTGTCTCATTGCCGATGCCGCTAAGTGGGACGAAATTCGTCGGCGCGATCTTGAGGAGCAGGATTGGTCGGCGCTGGTAGCGCATTCTGTAGCCGTTAAAGAAAACGTTGTCGCGCAGGACCCAACCGAAAAAGGGCTTCGTAAAATTCTGAACTTCGGTCATACGCTGGGTCATGCTGTCGAGACTTATTACCTGACACAACCGCGCAAACGCCTTTTACATGGCGAAGCCATTGCTGTTGGTATGGTTGCCGAAGCGTTTATAGCGCATCACAAAAAAATGATCGACCAATCGCTATTGACGCAAATCGAAGAATATATATTTGCCGTATATGGCAATGTGCGGTTAGTCGAGGAGGACATCGAACCAATATTGTCGCTAACCTTGCAGGACAAGAAAAACAGGGGTCGTGAAGTACGAATGTCCTTACTGGATGGGGCCGGAAGCTGTGCATTCGATATTGCCGTAACGGCCTCTGAAATGCGCAAGGGACTTGAGTTTTACCGAGGCATAAATAAGTAG
- a CDS encoding MFS transporter yields MKVRYRVLAGLFLLSTITYLDRVCMNVVSKYVKADLHLDNEQFGWILGAFSLAYALFEIPTGSLGDKIGPRRILTRVVLWWSGFTMLTGTAFNFIYLLVVRFLFGAGEAGAYPNASIVIARWFPAVEVGRAQSVIWAAGRLGGALTPLLVIPLVHYAGWRWAFGALGLLGVVWAIGWYIWFRDEPAAHSSIDLDEVREIERGRKIKDSDHLIPWKTILRNPDLWALMLMCHLFFYGSYFFTNWSSVYFQEGRGMTEDQTKNFISLSYFLGAVGCLVGGVLSDALSKRYGLKIGRRAVGVGGLGLSSLFFLLAGLTTDNQLAGYFLAICVLAKDLALPVAFAVCVDIGQRNAGSVTGAMNFAGQLGGFFITILFGIIVKHTNNFNYPLFMIAGCLLVSALLWLRIDPTKPVTIKGV; encoded by the coding sequence ATGAAGGTTCGCTACCGCGTTCTGGCGGGTTTATTTCTGCTCTCGACCATTACCTACCTCGACCGCGTTTGCATGAACGTAGTGAGCAAATATGTTAAAGCCGACCTCCATCTCGACAATGAACAATTTGGCTGGATTCTCGGCGCGTTCTCGCTGGCCTACGCTCTGTTTGAAATCCCCACCGGCTCCCTCGGCGACAAAATTGGCCCCCGGCGTATTCTGACGCGGGTGGTACTTTGGTGGTCCGGCTTCACGATGCTTACGGGCACTGCCTTTAATTTTATTTACCTGTTGGTGGTCCGGTTCCTGTTTGGGGCTGGCGAAGCGGGGGCTTATCCAAATGCGTCTATTGTTATTGCCCGATGGTTTCCGGCGGTTGAGGTAGGCCGGGCACAGTCCGTTATCTGGGCTGCTGGTCGGCTGGGTGGTGCCTTAACGCCTTTACTGGTTATTCCGCTGGTGCATTACGCGGGGTGGCGTTGGGCGTTTGGCGCTTTAGGCCTGCTGGGAGTTGTGTGGGCTATAGGCTGGTACATCTGGTTTCGCGACGAACCCGCGGCCCATTCGAGTATTGATCTCGACGAGGTTCGGGAGATTGAACGGGGTCGAAAAATCAAAGATTCGGATCACCTGATTCCGTGGAAAACCATTCTCCGCAACCCCGACTTATGGGCGCTGATGTTGATGTGCCACCTATTCTTTTATGGGTCCTATTTCTTCACCAACTGGTCGTCGGTGTATTTTCAGGAAGGGCGCGGTATGACCGAAGACCAGACGAAAAACTTTATCTCACTCTCTTATTTCCTGGGAGCCGTTGGCTGTCTGGTGGGCGGAGTGTTAAGTGATGCGCTCAGCAAGCGCTATGGCCTTAAAATAGGTCGTCGGGCGGTGGGCGTGGGCGGACTGGGTTTGTCGAGTCTGTTCTTCCTGCTGGCCGGTCTCACCACCGACAATCAGTTGGCGGGCTACTTTCTGGCGATCTGCGTTTTAGCTAAAGATCTGGCCTTACCTGTTGCCTTTGCGGTATGCGTAGATATTGGGCAGCGGAACGCGGGTTCGGTAACGGGTGCCATGAATTTTGCCGGGCAGTTGGGTGGCTTTTTCATCACCATCCTATTTGGCATCATCGTCAAACACACCAATAACTTCAATTACCCATTGTTTATGATTGCGGGTTGCCTGCTGGTTAGCGCGTTGCTATGGCTGCGAATTGACCCAACTAAACCGGTGACGATAAAAGGCGTGTGA
- a CDS encoding redox-active disulfide protein 2 yields MKNKNLSEMDSEALLKQEKSIKFLTGILIGALIALLAIGIISAYKNGQYTFIILPLALLPIVFLNINNLKEIKKEITSRRNML; encoded by the coding sequence ATGAAGAATAAAAATCTGAGCGAAATGGATAGTGAAGCTTTGCTCAAACAAGAGAAATCAATAAAGTTCTTAACCGGCATACTAATTGGAGCACTGATAGCATTACTTGCGATTGGTATTATATCGGCTTATAAGAATGGTCAATACACATTCATTATTCTGCCTCTAGCTCTACTGCCCATCGTATTTTTAAACATCAACAATTTAAAAGAAATAAAAAAGGAGATTACTTCTAGAAGAAATATGCTTTAA
- a CDS encoding transposase, which yields MLGYHTIQTSLVKLVPAHHLYQQLLKAVDFRFVRPLFEPFYSTTGRPSLDPIVFIKLQLVAHLENITSDRKLLELANLHLGIRAFLGYALEQPLPWHSTLSRTRQRVPVSVFETAPAARVLYPHRRLMHPQGARQWPYPGD from the coding sequence ATGCTAGGCTATCACACGATCCAAACTTCGTTGGTCAAACTGGTACCCGCTCACCATCTTTACCAGCAATTGCTAAAAGCGGTCGACTTTCGCTTTGTCAGGCCGCTTTTTGAGCCCTTTTATAGCACCACGGGGCGGCCTTCGCTGGACCCAATCGTGTTTATTAAGCTGCAACTAGTAGCACATCTGGAGAATATTACCTCGGATCGGAAGCTCCTGGAACTGGCCAACCTGCATCTAGGCATCCGTGCGTTTTTAGGCTATGCACTAGAGCAGCCCTTGCCCTGGCATAGCACGCTGTCACGAACCCGCCAACGCGTCCCGGTCTCCGTCTTTGAAACCGCACCGGCGGCCCGGGTGCTTTACCCACATCGTAGGCTTATGCATCCACAAGGGGCTCGTCAGTGGCCATACCCAGGTGATTGA
- a CDS encoding transposase, translating to MRPGRRCGYSSGENYEHLEDRGLTGYIPPHGKYKKERPGFRCDPTSDSYTCSQGKRLAFDRLVVDKQGNPKKRYMAKGSDCKDCNLCEPCKGKKASEKRLHHTYFKAQYERMVERLSSRFGKRMMRIRSATVEPVLGSLINYFGLRQINTRSREAAAKVMYVAAMAYNLKKYLRFTPVEQSGMVIALPIPDQFYYILFYFCNSHRSYTTVVKSNLITLFRITVKDKLIDWGMRSIVLSILVYVTLGLAGCHQEVDPINEHTQNVQQAKKWFLGRWKLVNVVVQLPNPVIPSVNLVVDDNQIKLLQDGSQIDRVDYEIISVNNGLKITTNAQPRTDNWYVRNPSLYLNKKRMFLDLGVASDGPGFEFIKVD from the coding sequence ATGCGGCCGGGCCGCCGGTGCGGCTATAGTTCCGGGGAAAACTATGAGCACTTAGAAGATCGGGGATTGACCGGTTATATACCTCCTCATGGCAAGTACAAAAAGGAGCGGCCAGGCTTCCGCTGTGATCCTACGAGTGACAGTTACACCTGTAGTCAGGGGAAACGTTTGGCTTTTGATCGACTGGTGGTTGATAAACAGGGAAATCCTAAGAAACGCTATATGGCCAAGGGGTCCGATTGTAAAGACTGCAACCTTTGTGAGCCCTGTAAGGGCAAGAAGGCTAGCGAAAAGCGCTTACATCATACTTACTTTAAAGCTCAATACGAGCGAATGGTGGAGCGGTTATCGAGTCGATTCGGCAAGCGCATGATGCGGATACGATCAGCGACGGTCGAGCCGGTCTTAGGTAGCCTGATCAATTACTTTGGGCTCCGCCAAATCAATACTCGGAGCCGAGAAGCTGCGGCAAAGGTGATGTATGTGGCAGCCATGGCCTACAATCTGAAGAAGTACCTGCGCTTTACCCCCGTTGAACAAAGTGGAATGGTAATCGCTCTGCCAATACCTGATCAGTTTTATTATATACTGTTCTACTTTTGCAACAGCCACCGTTCTTATACAACAGTCGTGAAATCCAACCTTATTACTCTTTTTAGAATCACGGTTAAAGATAAATTAATCGATTGGGGTATGAGAAGTATTGTATTAAGTATACTAGTGTACGTGACCTTGGGTTTGGCAGGTTGTCACCAAGAGGTTGATCCTATCAATGAACACACTCAAAATGTGCAACAAGCAAAGAAATGGTTTCTTGGTCGGTGGAAACTCGTCAATGTAGTTGTCCAGTTACCTAATCCTGTGATACCGAGTGTAAACTTGGTAGTAGACGATAATCAAATTAAACTTTTACAAGATGGTAGCCAGATTGACAGAGTTGACTATGAAATAATCAGCGTAAATAATGGTCTGAAGATTACGACCAATGCTCAACCCAGAACTGATAATTGGTATGTACGCAATCCTAGTTTGTACCTCAATAAAAAGCGAATGTTTCTAGATTTAGGCGTGGCTTCGGATGGGCCAGGTTTTGAATTTATTAAAGTAGATTAG
- a CDS encoding pyridoxal phosphate-dependent aminotransferase, translated as MSINRRDWLRASMLSGLTLAAAPAAFCEPEPEMPKGYKIPKGALKARLSANENPYGPSPKAIKTITEAAPDGYLYAMEYAKQFRKLVADTEGVPEDHVLLGAGSGELLTAASLWAAYRPDAGRTIVAPDPTFDALPRTAVKHGITMDKVPLVAADGYDINLNKLNERVGSQTGMVYLCNPNNPTAITVDPTKLRAFCEAVGAKTPILVDEAYIDYTPDPKAYSMVDLVKKGSNVIITRTFSKVHGFAGLRAGYMIAKPELLEQISKFATGGSSMSMTTLRAAIVSLQDKEFVKYSLGKAQESKDYLYKVLKQTNYEPLPSGANFVMFPIRMKGEDFVTRMMDQGVSIRQWKFDGQYWCRVSLGTMPQMQAFADGLKLIS; from the coding sequence ATGTCTATCAATCGTCGTGACTGGCTACGGGCCAGTATGTTATCTGGCCTGACGCTAGCGGCTGCTCCTGCGGCATTCTGTGAACCAGAACCAGAAATGCCCAAGGGCTACAAAATTCCGAAAGGAGCGTTGAAAGCTCGTTTGTCAGCCAACGAAAACCCCTATGGCCCCTCGCCTAAGGCGATTAAAACCATTACGGAGGCTGCGCCCGATGGCTATTTGTACGCTATGGAGTATGCCAAGCAATTCCGCAAACTCGTTGCCGACACCGAAGGCGTGCCTGAAGATCACGTGTTGCTGGGTGCTGGTTCGGGCGAGTTGCTAACGGCGGCTTCACTTTGGGCGGCTTACCGGCCTGATGCTGGTCGCACGATTGTCGCGCCAGACCCAACCTTCGACGCATTGCCCCGCACGGCGGTTAAACACGGCATCACGATGGACAAAGTTCCACTGGTGGCAGCTGATGGTTATGATATCAACCTGAATAAACTCAACGAGCGCGTTGGTAGTCAGACGGGCATGGTCTATCTATGCAACCCCAACAACCCAACCGCCATAACCGTTGATCCAACCAAACTGCGTGCTTTTTGCGAAGCGGTAGGGGCCAAAACGCCCATTCTGGTCGATGAAGCCTACATTGATTACACGCCCGATCCAAAAGCCTACTCAATGGTCGATCTGGTGAAGAAAGGCAGCAACGTTATCATTACCAGAACGTTCTCGAAAGTACATGGTTTCGCCGGTTTGCGGGCGGGCTACATGATTGCCAAGCCGGAGTTACTGGAGCAAATTTCCAAATTCGCAACCGGCGGCAGTTCGATGAGCATGACCACACTGCGGGCTGCCATTGTCAGTTTGCAGGATAAAGAGTTCGTGAAGTACTCGCTGGGTAAGGCGCAGGAATCAAAAGACTATCTGTATAAAGTGCTAAAACAAACCAACTATGAGCCGCTTCCATCGGGCGCAAACTTCGTGATGTTCCCGATTCGGATGAAGGGTGAAGATTTCGTAACCCGAATGATGGATCAGGGTGTGAGCATCCGCCAGTGGAAATTCGACGGTCAATACTGGTGCCGCGTTAGCCTGGGCACTATGCCGCAGATGCAGGCCTTTGCCGATGGACTGAAACTGATTTCGTAA
- a CDS encoding glycosyltransferase family 9 protein, with protein sequence MITATNPPRFLIIQTAFIGDVILATAMLEQVHEAYPNAMLDILVRKGNEGLLANHPFLNEVLIWHKKGAGGAFAKYTDFWRLLKIIRARQYDTVLNLQRYGTMGLLTVLSEAKTTIGYDKNPLARFFTHRVEHRFEPGVHEVDRNTSLLRAMGIKGGFARRPKLYPSIADYEAVNVYKAHPYVCMAPMSVWFTKQYPTKRWVELIQALPEDMTVYLLGAPTDVSACETIKTLAAPRMKIVNLAGTLSLLQSAALQQGAIMNYVNDSAPLHLCSAMNAPTTAIFCSTVPEFGFGPLADVSRVVQTPERLDCKPCSLHGQKSCPLGHFRCAWGIRLEDVARAETRD encoded by the coding sequence ATGATAACCGCTACCAATCCGCCCCGGTTCCTGATTATCCAAACTGCCTTTATTGGTGATGTAATTTTGGCTACGGCTATGCTCGAACAAGTACACGAGGCATATCCTAACGCGATGCTGGATATACTGGTTCGCAAAGGTAACGAGGGTTTACTGGCGAATCATCCCTTTCTGAACGAAGTCCTGATCTGGCATAAAAAAGGGGCCGGTGGTGCATTTGCCAAATACACTGATTTTTGGCGTCTGCTAAAAATCATCCGCGCCCGCCAGTACGATACGGTGCTGAATCTTCAGCGATATGGTACGATGGGCTTGCTAACGGTTTTGTCGGAAGCAAAAACAACGATTGGTTATGATAAAAACCCATTGGCCCGCTTTTTTACGCACCGGGTAGAGCATCGGTTTGAGCCGGGTGTACATGAGGTAGATCGAAATACAAGCTTATTGCGGGCAATGGGCATCAAAGGCGGGTTTGCGCGTCGGCCCAAACTGTACCCATCGATTGCCGATTATGAGGCTGTCAACGTTTACAAAGCTCATCCTTATGTTTGTATGGCACCCATGTCGGTTTGGTTTACGAAGCAGTACCCGACCAAACGATGGGTTGAACTGATTCAGGCCTTGCCAGAAGACATGACGGTGTATTTGCTGGGAGCGCCAACCGATGTATCTGCCTGCGAAACGATCAAAACATTAGCTGCACCCCGAATGAAAATTGTCAATCTGGCCGGTACGTTAAGCTTGCTTCAGTCGGCTGCCTTGCAACAGGGGGCTATCATGAACTACGTGAATGACTCGGCTCCGTTGCATCTCTGTTCGGCAATGAACGCGCCAACAACGGCAATCTTTTGTTCGACGGTTCCCGAATTTGGCTTTGGCCCCCTGGCCGATGTATCCCGCGTGGTACAAACCCCCGAACGGCTGGATTGCAAGCCCTGTAGCTTACATGGCCAAAAGTCCTGTCCGCTTGGTCATTTCCGTTGTGCCTGGGGCATTCGGCTAGAGGACGTAGCGCGGGCGGAAACCCGCGATTGA
- a CDS encoding M16 family metallopeptidase — MEDYEVYTLPNGIRIAHKQIPHTQIAHCGIMLDIGSRDEQPHQQGLAHFWEHMAFKGTEKRKSYHIITRLENIGGELNAYTTKEKVCFHASVLNAHFEKATELLADITFHSIFPEKQIERERSVILEEMAMYYDSPEDAIQDDFDELVFPNHALGGNILGTIETVGSFTREDLQQFIAENYDTSRIVFASVSNLSFKQVVKVAEKYFRDVPAQHSARARNKPTNYMPRQTRVERPITQAQCALGRPAYGLTDPKRLPFFMLVNLLGGPGMNSRLNLNLREKYGLVYSIDASYTPYLDTGFLGIYFGTDPKKVDKAQALIVKELKRLREQPLTTLQLHQTKEQLIGQLAMAEESNNSFMLMMAKSLLDIDRVEALNDIFSDIKAVTAEQLQSLAQEVFDEDQFSFLTFVPEK, encoded by the coding sequence ATGGAAGATTACGAAGTTTATACTTTGCCCAACGGAATTCGGATTGCGCACAAACAAATACCGCATACGCAGATTGCCCACTGTGGCATTATGCTCGACATTGGTAGCCGCGACGAACAACCGCATCAGCAGGGACTGGCCCATTTCTGGGAACACATGGCATTCAAAGGTACGGAGAAACGAAAATCCTACCACATAATTACTCGCTTAGAAAACATTGGTGGTGAGCTTAATGCCTACACAACTAAAGAAAAAGTGTGTTTTCATGCTTCTGTGCTAAATGCTCATTTCGAGAAAGCTACGGAGTTATTGGCAGATATCACCTTTCATTCGATTTTTCCCGAAAAACAAATCGAACGGGAACGTAGCGTTATCCTCGAGGAAATGGCGATGTACTACGATTCGCCGGAAGATGCGATTCAGGATGATTTTGATGAATTGGTATTTCCGAACCATGCGCTCGGTGGCAATATTCTCGGCACCATCGAGACGGTGGGATCGTTTACCCGCGAAGATCTTCAGCAATTTATTGCCGAGAACTACGATACAAGCCGAATCGTGTTTGCCTCGGTGAGTAATCTGTCGTTCAAACAGGTCGTCAAGGTAGCAGAAAAATATTTTCGGGATGTACCAGCGCAGCATTCGGCTCGTGCGCGAAACAAGCCGACAAACTACATGCCGCGTCAAACACGGGTAGAACGGCCCATTACGCAGGCGCAGTGCGCTCTTGGCCGACCAGCCTATGGCCTGACCGACCCAAAGCGGCTCCCGTTTTTTATGCTTGTCAACCTTCTTGGCGGGCCGGGCATGAACTCGCGGCTAAATTTGAACCTGCGCGAAAAGTATGGTCTCGTTTATTCAATTGATGCCAGTTATACCCCCTATCTGGACACGGGTTTTCTAGGCATCTACTTTGGTACGGACCCTAAAAAGGTAGATAAAGCGCAGGCGCTCATTGTCAAAGAGCTGAAGCGACTACGCGAACAACCGCTGACAACCCTGCAGTTGCACCAAACAAAAGAGCAATTGATTGGGCAGTTGGCAATGGCCGAAGAAAGCAATAACAGTTTTATGCTGATGATGGCGAAAAGCTTGCTCGACATTGATCGGGTCGAAGCATTGAACGACATCTTCAGCGATATAAAAGCCGTGACCGCCGAGCAATTGCAATCGCTCGCTCAGGAGGTTTTTGATGAAGATCAATTCAGCTTCCTGACGTTTGTACCAGAGAAGTAA
- a CDS encoding nucleotide pyrophosphohydrolase: MTIKDAQTTVDDWIKTVGVRYFNELTNMAQLTEEVGEVARIIARRYGEQSEKESDKNKDLGDELADVLWVVICLANQTGVDLTEAFQKNLDKKNIRDATRHLDNEKLK; encoded by the coding sequence ATGACTATTAAAGACGCCCAAACTACCGTCGACGACTGGATCAAGACGGTTGGTGTTCGTTACTTCAATGAACTTACCAATATGGCCCAACTGACCGAAGAGGTTGGGGAGGTAGCTCGTATCATTGCCCGGCGGTATGGCGAGCAGTCCGAAAAAGAATCCGATAAGAACAAAGACCTTGGCGACGAACTGGCTGATGTACTCTGGGTAGTCATTTGCCTAGCCAATCAAACCGGCGTCGATCTGACAGAAGCATTCCAGAAGAATCTGGACAAAAAAAACATCCGAGACGCCACCCGGCATCTTGACAATGAGAAACTTAAGTAG
- a CDS encoding sterol desaturase family protein, with product MESTTEKLHTMAGHGKTRPKNSGSKKLFDNPILEALSRTHIMVPISMWLVLSVFLGWYAFTYTDMGTSTIATLFVTGLLVFSLFEYVLHRYLYHLTPSTPQRAKIQYTFHGIHHEYPKDKTRLAMPPALAIFVAGAFFGLFFLVMGEAAYAFFPGFLVGYSGYLAVHFIVHAYAPPKNFFKVLWINHSVHHYKNPESNYGVSSPFWDYIFGSFQK from the coding sequence ATGGAATCAACTACTGAAAAGCTCCATACTATGGCCGGTCACGGTAAAACCCGGCCTAAAAATAGCGGTAGTAAAAAGCTATTTGATAACCCGATTCTGGAAGCCCTCTCGCGGACACACATTATGGTGCCCATTTCTATGTGGCTTGTTTTATCGGTATTTTTAGGTTGGTACGCGTTCACATACACCGATATGGGTACCAGTACCATCGCAACGCTATTTGTAACGGGCTTATTGGTGTTCTCGCTGTTTGAATACGTATTGCATCGATATCTGTACCACTTAACTCCATCGACGCCCCAACGCGCTAAAATCCAGTACACCTTCCACGGTATTCACCACGAATATCCGAAAGACAAGACTCGGCTGGCAATGCCTCCGGCACTGGCGATATTTGTGGCAGGTGCGTTTTTTGGGTTATTCTTTCTGGTCATGGGCGAAGCGGCTTATGCGTTCTTCCCCGGATTTCTGGTCGGTTATTCCGGCTATTTAGCTGTGCATTTCATTGTTCATGCGTATGCGCCACCCAAGAATTTCTTCAAGGTTTTGTGGATAAACCATAGCGTTCACCACTACAAAAATCCCGAAAGTAATTACGGTGTATCGTCGCCGTTCTGGGACTATATTTTTGGATCGTTTCAGAAATAG